DNA sequence from the Bacillus pumilus genome:
ACCAAAACTCAAAGTAGTGAGCAACAACTCTGTCGGCTATGACAATTTCGATATAGAATTGATGAGGCAAAGAGGCGTAATTGGTACACACACGCCTCATACACTCGACCACACTGTGGCTGACCTTGCATTTTCACTCATTCTTTCCTCTGCGCGAAGAATTGCCGAGCTTGATCGTTTTATCCGTGAGGGGAAATGGACGAAATTTGTACAGGAAGAGGATATCTTTGGCATCGATGTCCATCATCAAACGCTTGGCATTATTGGCATGGGACGAATCGGAGAGCAAGTCGCCAAACGAGCTGCACATGGTTTTGATATGAATGTTCTGTATCATAACCGCAGCCGGAATGAAAAGGCTGAATCAGCATATGGCGCTTTATATTGCACACTTGATGACCTGCTAAAGCAAGCTGATATCATTGTGTTGATTACACCGCTGACCGATGAAACGTATCATATGATTGGCGAACGAGAATTGAAGTTAATGAAGCAAACGGCTTTATTTGTAAACATCTCCCGCGGGAAAACAGTGGACGAAAAAAGCCTCATTCAAGCGCTTCAAGAGGGATGGATCAAAGGCGCAGGTCTTGATGTGTTTGAACAGGAACCGCTTCAGGAGAATCATCCTTTCAAAGAAATGAACAATGTCACCCTTGTTCCCCACATCGGTTCCGCTACTGAAACAACACGGGATCTTATGCTGAAACGAGCCATTCATAATGTGATTCATGGAATTGATGGCAAAGCCCCTGTAGATATTGTGAAGGAGCTTGCTTCATCTTAATCGGAAAAGACGCAGGATTCAGAGCTGCGTCTTTTTATTTATTTCAATAGAAGGATATCAGGAGAAAAGCCTCATTTTAGCAAAGATCCTGTTTCTTTACATTTCCTTCATATTCGGGTGCTATAATATGAGGTAGACAAGCATCAAGAGGACAGCTTCCGATTTCCTTAATAGGAGGATGAAGATGAAAAAAATCAGTTCGGTTTTTACTATGTTTGCTCTGATCGCTGCTATTCTGTTTTCTGGTTTTATTCCGCAGCAAGCCTATGCCGAAACACCACTTACACCGACCGCCACAAATAAAACAGCTTCTATTCAACTGACATCAGATGTTCATACCCTTGCCGTCATTAATACGTTTGATGGTGTAGCCGATTATTTGATTCGCTACAAACGACTGCCTGATAACTACATCACAAAATCACAAGCAAGTGCTCTTGGATGGGTGGCATCGAAGGGAAATCTAGCAGAGGTTGCCCCAGGCAAAAGCATCGGTGGAGATGTTTTCTCTAACCGGGAGGGACGTCTCCCTTCAGCAAGCGGCCGCACATGGCGTGAAGCAGATATCAACTACGTCTCAGGCTTCCGCAATGCTGATCGCCTCGTGTATTCAAGTGACTGGCTCATTTACAAAACAACAGACCATTACGCTACATTCACACGTATTCGATAATCAATCAAAAAACAGCCCCATTTGACGCAGGGCTGTTTTTTTGATGCTACTTATGGCAGCAGGGTTTTCACGTATTCCTCAAAAGGCAGAGGCAGCGGTTTTTTCGACACTTCTTCATGTTCATGTATGGTGACATGATCCTCGGTGAC
Encoded proteins:
- a CDS encoding ribonuclease, which translates into the protein MKKISSVFTMFALIAAILFSGFIPQQAYAETPLTPTATNKTASIQLTSDVHTLAVINTFDGVADYLIRYKRLPDNYITKSQASALGWVASKGNLAEVAPGKSIGGDVFSNREGRLPSASGRTWREADINYVSGFRNADRLVYSSDWLIYKTTDHYATFTRIR
- a CDS encoding 2-hydroxyacid dehydrogenase, which codes for MKPHIFVAKPLPASFEEILKEHCTYEVWQSKDPIPKDILFQKLQHADGLLTSGTKIDQELLDHAPKLKVVSNNSVGYDNFDIELMRQRGVIGTHTPHTLDHTVADLAFSLILSSARRIAELDRFIREGKWTKFVQEEDIFGIDVHHQTLGIIGMGRIGEQVAKRAAHGFDMNVLYHNRSRNEKAESAYGALYCTLDDLLKQADIIVLITPLTDETYHMIGERELKLMKQTALFVNISRGKTVDEKSLIQALQEGWIKGAGLDVFEQEPLQENHPFKEMNNVTLVPHIGSATETTRDLMLKRAIHNVIHGIDGKAPVDIVKELASS